One Rosa chinensis cultivar Old Blush chromosome 5, RchiOBHm-V2, whole genome shotgun sequence genomic region harbors:
- the LOC112167936 gene encoding uncharacterized protein LOC112167936: protein MATSKTYYARPNYRYLPTDHHQQTLGADSAFELDESDIYNFARSSSPEYRKPAMSSRVVSSAASKKSASSKRSDAGDRNGGTAASLPVGIPDWSKILRDEYRENRRSGDDDDDLDDECFDGSVRVPPHEFLARQMARTRIASFSVHEGVGRTLKGRDLSRVRNAIWEKTGFED, encoded by the coding sequence aTGGCGACTAGTAAAACCTACTACGCTAGGCCGAACTACCGGTACCTCCCGACCGATCACCACCAGCAGACACTGGGCGCCGACTCGGCATTCGAACTCGACGAGTCCGACATCTACAACTTTGCCCGGTCCAGCTCGCCGGAGTACCGGAAGCCGGCGATGAGCTCCCGCGTCGTCTCCTCGGCGGCGTCCAAGAAGTCCGCCTCGTCCAAGCGCTCCGACGCCGGCGACCGGAACGGCGGGACGGCGGCTTCGCTGCCGGTGGGCATTCCGGACTGGTCCAAGATCCTGAGGGACGAGTACCGAGAAAACCGGCGGAGCggcgacgacgacgacgacttGGACGACGAGTGCTTCGACGGGAGCGTGCGGGTCCCGCCGCACGAGTTTTTGGCGAGGCAGATGGCGAGGACGAGAATCGCGTCGTTCTCGGTCCACGAAGGCGTGGGGAGGACGCTGAAGGGGAGGGATCTCAGCCGGGTCAGAAATGCAATTTGGGAAAAAACCGGGTTCGAAGATTAA